Proteins from a genomic interval of Streptomyces sp. NBC_01445:
- a CDS encoding APC family permease: protein MSDTLRTSPSTVTEEPLAPLGNTASPQKLKRSIGVVGGTLLTLSCVTPASTLFVVVPDLFSSLGTATALTIGIGSLLCIAVAFCYSELGTLIPSAGGEYAMVSTLAGRLAGWLVFVLSLLVVMIVPPVIAMGTADYLAPLVHLPAAGAGAGVMLLATLAGLLDLRANAWITGIFLVLEVIAAGVVAVLGFSHSERGAGSLVDLHVTGAGGHTDTVTAMLIISGLAIALFITQGFSTAVYLSEELENPRRNVARTVLLTLAISTVVILVPVVAITMGAPDLAALTSGDISGMVEAWSNSAVGTFVSLCVALAIINAGIVMVIQNSRVLFASARDKSWPEPVNNALSKLGRFGSPWVATLVVGVPGAALCFVNLDTLYGVTGVSVTGMYLLVAVAALLARRGSHRDQPAWRMPLWPAVPVVLIAVLAYILSQQEVSYLLWTGGITAAATLYWALYLRPRKDTRWLVSIPEDAQG from the coding sequence ATGTCCGACACGCTTCGCACCAGCCCCTCGACCGTCACCGAGGAGCCCCTCGCGCCCCTCGGCAACACGGCCAGTCCCCAGAAGCTCAAGCGTTCCATCGGCGTCGTCGGCGGCACCCTGCTCACGCTCTCGTGCGTGACGCCCGCCTCCACGCTCTTCGTGGTCGTCCCCGACCTGTTCTCCTCGCTCGGCACCGCCACCGCGCTCACCATCGGGATCGGCTCGCTGCTCTGCATAGCCGTCGCGTTCTGCTACTCGGAGCTGGGCACCCTCATCCCCAGCGCGGGCGGCGAGTACGCCATGGTGTCGACGCTCGCGGGCCGCCTCGCCGGCTGGCTCGTCTTCGTGCTCTCGCTGCTCGTGGTCATGATCGTGCCGCCCGTCATCGCGATGGGCACCGCGGACTACCTCGCCCCGCTCGTCCACCTGCCCGCCGCCGGCGCCGGAGCGGGCGTCATGCTCCTCGCCACCCTCGCGGGCCTGCTCGACCTGCGCGCCAACGCCTGGATCACCGGCATCTTCCTCGTCCTCGAGGTCATCGCCGCCGGAGTCGTCGCCGTCCTCGGCTTCTCGCACTCCGAGCGCGGCGCCGGATCCCTCGTCGACCTGCACGTCACCGGGGCGGGCGGCCACACCGACACCGTCACCGCGATGCTGATCATCTCCGGGCTCGCCATCGCCCTCTTCATCACGCAGGGCTTCTCGACCGCGGTCTACCTCTCCGAGGAGCTGGAGAACCCGCGCCGCAACGTGGCCCGCACGGTACTCCTGACCCTCGCCATCTCCACCGTGGTCATCCTGGTGCCGGTCGTCGCCATCACCATGGGCGCCCCCGACCTCGCCGCCCTCACCAGCGGCGACATCAGCGGCATGGTCGAGGCCTGGTCCAACTCCGCCGTCGGCACGTTCGTCAGCCTCTGCGTCGCCCTCGCGATCATCAACGCGGGCATCGTCATGGTCATCCAGAACTCCCGCGTCCTGTTCGCCTCCGCCCGCGACAAGTCCTGGCCCGAGCCGGTCAACAACGCGCTCTCCAAGCTCGGCCGCTTCGGCTCCCCGTGGGTCGCGACCCTCGTCGTGGGCGTGCCCGGCGCGGCCCTGTGCTTCGTCAACCTCGACACCCTGTACGGCGTGACCGGTGTCTCCGTCACCGGCATGTACCTCCTGGTCGCCGTCGCCGCCCTGCTCGCCCGCCGCGGCTCCCACCGCGACCAGCCGGCCTGGCGCATGCCCCTGTGGCCCGCGGTGCCGGTGGTCCTGATCGCCGTACTCGCCTACATCCTCAGCCAGCAGGAGGTCTCCTACCTGCTGTGGACCGGCGGCATCACCGCCGCCGCCACCCTCTACTGGGCGCTCTACCTGCGGCCGCGCAAGGACACCCGCTGGCTGGTGTCGATCCCCGAGGACGCGCAGGGCTGA
- the mmsA gene encoding CoA-acylating methylmalonate-semialdehyde dehydrogenase, which yields MTTDVKTVNHWIGGKTVEGVSGNFGPVTDPATGAVTTQVAFADVDEVDAAVASAKAAYATWGTSSLAKRTAILFKFRALLDANRDAIAELITAEHGKVHSDALGEVARGLEIVDLACGITVQLKGELSTEVASRVDVSSIRQPLGVVAGITPFNFPAMVPMWMFPLAIACGNTFVLKPSEKDPSASMKIAELLSEAGLPDGVFNVLHGDKVAVDRLLEHPDVSAVSFVGSTPIARHIHTTASANGKRVQALGGAKNHMLVLPDADLDAAADAAVSAAYGSAGERCMAISAVVAVGSVADELVAKIKDRAEKIKIGPGNDPTSEMGPLITAAHRDKVASYVTGAAAEGCEVVLDGTGLRVEGHENGHWIGLSLLDRVPTTAKAYRDEIFGPVLCVLRVDTYEEGVALMNASPFGNGTAIFTRDGGAARRFQLEIEAGMVGVNVPIPVPVGYHSFGGWKDSLFGDHHIYGNDGTHFYTRGKVVTTRWPDPSDAPAGVDLGFPRNH from the coding sequence ATGACGACCGACGTCAAGACCGTCAACCACTGGATCGGCGGGAAGACCGTCGAGGGTGTCTCGGGCAATTTCGGCCCGGTCACCGACCCCGCGACCGGCGCTGTCACGACGCAGGTCGCCTTCGCCGACGTCGACGAGGTCGACGCCGCGGTCGCCTCGGCCAAGGCCGCGTACGCGACGTGGGGCACCTCGTCCCTCGCCAAGCGCACCGCGATCCTCTTCAAGTTCCGCGCGCTGCTCGACGCCAACCGCGACGCGATCGCCGAGCTGATCACCGCCGAGCACGGCAAGGTCCACTCGGACGCGCTCGGCGAGGTCGCCCGCGGCCTGGAGATCGTGGACCTGGCCTGCGGCATCACCGTGCAGCTGAAGGGCGAGCTGTCCACCGAGGTCGCCTCGCGCGTCGACGTGTCGTCGATCCGCCAGCCGCTCGGCGTCGTCGCCGGCATCACGCCGTTCAACTTCCCGGCCATGGTGCCGATGTGGATGTTCCCGCTCGCCATCGCGTGCGGCAACACCTTCGTGCTGAAGCCGTCGGAGAAGGACCCGTCGGCGTCCATGAAGATCGCCGAGCTGCTCTCCGAGGCCGGTCTGCCCGACGGCGTCTTCAACGTCCTGCACGGTGACAAGGTCGCCGTGGACCGCCTCCTGGAGCACCCGGACGTCTCGGCCGTGTCCTTCGTGGGCTCGACCCCGATCGCCCGCCACATCCACACCACCGCCTCCGCCAACGGCAAGCGCGTGCAGGCGCTCGGCGGCGCCAAGAACCACATGCTGGTCCTGCCCGACGCCGACCTGGACGCCGCCGCCGACGCCGCGGTCTCCGCCGCGTACGGTTCCGCGGGCGAGCGCTGCATGGCCATCTCGGCCGTCGTGGCCGTGGGCTCCGTCGCCGACGAGCTCGTCGCGAAGATCAAGGACCGCGCCGAGAAGATCAAGATCGGCCCCGGCAACGACCCGACCTCGGAGATGGGCCCGCTCATCACCGCCGCGCACCGCGACAAGGTGGCCTCCTACGTCACCGGCGCCGCGGCCGAGGGCTGCGAGGTCGTCCTCGACGGCACCGGCTTGCGCGTCGAGGGCCACGAGAACGGCCACTGGATCGGCCTCTCCCTGCTCGACCGCGTCCCCACGACCGCCAAGGCGTACCGGGACGAGATCTTCGGCCCGGTCCTGTGCGTGCTGCGCGTCGACACGTACGAGGAGGGCGTGGCGCTCATGAACGCCTCGCCGTTCGGCAACGGCACCGCGATCTTCACCCGGGACGGCGGCGCCGCCCGCCGCTTCCAGCTGGAGATCGAGGCGGGCATGGTCGGCGTGAACGTGCCGATCCCGGTGCCGGTGGGCTACCACTCCTTCGGTGGCTGGAAGGACTCGCTCTTCGGCGACCACCACATCTACGGCAACGACGGCACGCACTTCTACACCCGCGGCAAGGTCGTCACCACGCGCTGGCCCGACCCGTCCGACGCCCCCGCGGGCGTGGACCTGGGCTTCCCGCGCAACCACTGA
- a CDS encoding alpha/beta fold hydrolase — protein MDLRLTGPRARPRRWAATAAAVVVLAGAGTWTAAAASDDAPPVQRRDTVMDTGGARIDTSYFTTPGSERRPAVLLAHGFGASKDELRAQAEGLARDGYAVLTWSARGFGRSTGKIGLNDPKGEVADASRLIDWLAKRPEVQLDKKGDPRVGVTGASYGGAVSLLAAGYDDRVDAIAPQITYWNLADALFPQGVYKKLWAGLFINTGGGCDRFEPQLCRMYERVAEAGKPDAAARALLEERSPVAVGKRIKVPTLLMQGQTDSLFPLGQADAAAKAIRANGAPVDVDWIAGGHDGGDRETGRVEARVDSWFDRYLKDDKGADTGPAFRVTRTGGIDSTDGAAQLRGASGDTYPGLENDPRRVPLTGREQRVTNPAGASPPAISNLPGLGGGGGGGLGQLSSLGVGLSLDFPGQFARFDSAPLRDDLRVTGSPKVTVHVASDSDDAVLFGKVYDVGPGGGSQPVLPSQLAAPMRVVGSGAGGGKDVTLTLPAIDHEVQKGHRLRLVLSSTDLGYASPTHPATYTVSLKSDLSVPTAPAVRTAASPLPAWVWWLPLAGVLVALALLLTGRRRASAGAPDPDLAEVPLQITDLSKKYAKSADRYAVRDLSFRVEKGQVLGLLGPNGAGKTTTLRMLMGLIRPDGGEIRVFGHAIRPGAPVLSRVGAFVEGAGFLPHLSGRENLELYWAATGRPAEDAHLDEALEIAGLGDALARAVRTYSQGMRQRLAIAQAMLGLPDLLILDEPTNGLDPPQIREMREVMIRYAAAGRTVIVSSHLLAEVEQTCTHLVVMDRGRLVQAGPVADIIGAGDTLLVGLAADISDALVEKVEALPDVESAARADGGLLVRLAAPAHAGVPATVPAAAATATAAAAPDGPAQSPALVPPSADRETAAARLLAELVRLDVPVASLGPHRRLEDAFLTLIGGEAG, from the coding sequence ATGGATCTACGACTGACCGGTCCGCGGGCCAGGCCGCGGCGGTGGGCGGCCACCGCCGCGGCCGTCGTGGTGCTCGCGGGCGCCGGTACGTGGACGGCCGCGGCCGCCTCGGACGACGCGCCCCCCGTGCAGCGCCGCGACACGGTGATGGACACGGGCGGAGCCAGGATCGACACGTCGTACTTCACGACGCCCGGCTCCGAGCGCCGCCCCGCCGTCCTGCTCGCCCACGGCTTCGGCGCCAGCAAGGACGAGCTGCGCGCCCAGGCCGAGGGCCTCGCCCGCGACGGATACGCCGTGCTGACCTGGTCGGCGCGCGGCTTCGGCCGCTCCACCGGCAAGATCGGGCTCAACGACCCGAAGGGCGAGGTCGCCGACGCGTCCAGGCTCATCGACTGGCTGGCGAAGCGGCCCGAGGTCCAGCTCGACAAGAAGGGCGACCCGCGCGTCGGCGTCACCGGCGCCTCGTACGGCGGAGCGGTCTCGCTGCTCGCCGCCGGGTACGACGACCGGGTCGACGCCATCGCCCCGCAGATCACGTACTGGAACCTCGCCGACGCGCTGTTCCCCCAGGGCGTCTACAAGAAGCTCTGGGCCGGGCTCTTCATCAACACCGGCGGTGGCTGCGACCGGTTCGAGCCGCAGCTGTGCCGCATGTACGAGCGGGTCGCCGAGGCCGGGAAGCCGGATGCCGCGGCCCGCGCACTCCTCGAAGAGCGCTCGCCGGTCGCGGTCGGCAAGCGCATCAAGGTGCCCACGCTCCTGATGCAGGGCCAGACCGACTCCCTGTTCCCGCTCGGCCAGGCCGACGCCGCCGCCAAGGCGATCCGGGCCAACGGCGCGCCCGTCGACGTCGACTGGATCGCGGGCGGGCACGACGGCGGAGACCGGGAGACCGGGCGCGTCGAAGCCCGCGTCGACTCCTGGTTCGACCGCTATCTGAAGGACGACAAGGGCGCCGACACCGGCCCCGCCTTCCGCGTCACCCGCACGGGAGGCATCGACTCCACCGACGGCGCCGCCCAGCTGCGCGGCGCGAGCGGCGACACGTACCCCGGTTTGGAGAACGACCCCCGGCGCGTGCCCCTGACCGGGCGCGAGCAGCGCGTCACCAATCCCGCCGGCGCGAGCCCGCCCGCCATCTCGAACCTGCCGGGGCTCGGAGGCGGTGGCGGCGGCGGACTCGGCCAGCTGTCCTCCCTGGGCGTCGGCCTCTCCCTCGACTTCCCCGGACAGTTCGCCCGCTTCGACTCGGCGCCCCTGCGCGACGACCTGCGCGTCACCGGGTCCCCCAAGGTGACGGTGCACGTCGCCTCCGACAGCGACGACGCGGTCCTGTTCGGCAAGGTGTACGACGTCGGGCCGGGCGGCGGGTCACAGCCCGTGCTGCCCTCCCAACTCGCCGCACCCATGAGGGTGGTGGGCTCCGGAGCCGGCGGCGGCAAGGACGTCACCCTCACGCTCCCCGCCATCGACCACGAAGTGCAGAAGGGCCACCGGCTGCGCCTCGTCCTGTCCTCCACGGACCTCGGTTACGCGTCCCCGACGCACCCCGCCACGTACACCGTCTCCCTCAAGAGCGACCTGTCCGTGCCCACCGCGCCCGCCGTGCGCACGGCGGCATCGCCGCTGCCCGCCTGGGTGTGGTGGCTGCCCCTCGCCGGTGTCCTGGTGGCGCTGGCCCTGCTGCTCACCGGCCGCCGCCGCGCGAGCGCGGGAGCCCCCGACCCGGACCTCGCCGAAGTCCCGCTCCAGATCACCGACCTGAGCAAGAAGTACGCGAAGTCCGCCGACCGGTACGCGGTCCGTGACCTGTCCTTCCGCGTGGAGAAGGGCCAGGTCCTCGGCCTCCTCGGGCCGAACGGCGCGGGCAAGACCACGACCCTGCGCATGCTCATGGGCCTCATCAGGCCCGACGGCGGCGAGATCCGCGTCTTCGGGCACGCCATCAGGCCGGGTGCGCCCGTCCTGTCGCGGGTCGGCGCGTTCGTCGAGGGCGCGGGCTTCCTGCCGCACCTGTCCGGCCGCGAGAACCTGGAGCTGTACTGGGCGGCCACGGGCCGCCCCGCCGAGGACGCCCACCTGGACGAGGCGCTGGAGATCGCCGGCCTCGGCGACGCCCTGGCCCGCGCCGTGCGCACCTACTCGCAGGGCATGCGCCAGCGGCTCGCCATCGCGCAGGCCATGCTGGGCCTGCCCGACCTCCTCATCCTCGACGAGCCGACGAACGGCCTCGACCCGCCCCAGATCCGCGAGATGCGCGAGGTGATGATCCGGTACGCGGCAGCGGGCCGCACCGTCATCGTCTCCAGCCATCTCCTCGCCGAGGTCGAGCAGACCTGTACGCACCTGGTCGTGATGGACCGCGGGCGCCTGGTGCAGGCGGGCCCGGTCGCCGACATCATCGGCGCCGGGGACACCCTCCTGGTCGGCCTCGCGGCGGACATCTCCGACGCGCTGGTGGAGAAGGTGGAGGCGCTGCCCGACGTGGAGTCGGCGGCCCGCGCGGAC
- a CDS encoding GNAT family N-acetyltransferase has translation MQKTGIRRARTVDELTAAGPLFDGPALPEASARFLRTPGHHLFLAYEDDAPVGFVSGVETIHPDKGVEMFLYELSVAEAYRHRGIGRSLVEALAALARERGCYGMWVGVDTDNAPALATYRGAGGRDGGGCAVVEWSFV, from the coding sequence ATGCAGAAAACCGGCATCCGCCGTGCGCGCACCGTCGACGAACTGACCGCCGCCGGGCCCCTGTTCGACGGGCCCGCCCTTCCCGAGGCGTCGGCCCGTTTCCTTCGGACCCCGGGCCACCATCTGTTCCTGGCCTACGAGGACGACGCGCCCGTGGGCTTCGTCAGCGGGGTCGAGACGATTCACCCGGACAAGGGGGTGGAGATGTTCCTGTACGAGCTGTCGGTGGCCGAGGCGTACCGGCACCGCGGCATCGGCCGCTCCCTGGTCGAGGCGCTGGCGGCGCTGGCCAGGGAGCGGGGCTGTTACGGGATGTGGGTCGGCGTGGACACGGACAACGCGCCCGCGCTCGCGACGTATCGCGGCGCGGGCGGCCGGGACGGCGGTGGGTGCGCCGTCGTCGAGTGGTCGTTCGTCTGA
- the iolD gene encoding 3D-(3,5/4)-trihydroxycyclohexane-1,2-dione acylhydrolase (decyclizing) — translation MTRLTTAQALVRFLSRQYTERDGERRRLIDATWGIFGHGNVAGIGQALLEYADDMPYHQGRNEQAMVHAAVGFARQSGRLSAQAVTTSIGPGATNLVTGAALATINHLPVLLLPGDTFATRPADPVLQQLEVPYAGDVSVNDCLRPVSRYFDRITRPEALIPAALAAMRVLADPVDTGAVTLALPQDVQAEAYDWPDAFFDERVWAVRRPAPDPRELDEAVRAVRGARRPLLVAGGGVHHSRAEEALKEFADATGIPVASTQAGKGSLRWDHPSDVGGIGHTGTATANELARTADLVIGVGTRYTDFTTASGTLFGSGGVRFLNLNIAAFDSHKMAGLPLVADARTGLAELTAGLRGHRAEPSYVMEYTDDKERWEYRVDACFTADDDLVHPTQPQVLGALDELVTEDDILINAAGSLPGDLHKLWRARSRDQYHVEYGYSCMGYEIPAAIGVALAAPGRPVWALVGDGTYLMMPTEIVTAVQEGIPVKVVLLQNHGYASIGGLSASVGGEGFGTGYRFPAADGTYTGAPLPVDLAANAASLGMTVLRAKTVRDLREALAAARAADGPTCVYVETETADTVSGAPPAQAWWDVPVAETATRPSAVKAREEYDRHVTARRRRL, via the coding sequence ATGACGCGGCTCACCACAGCACAGGCGCTCGTGCGGTTCCTGTCCCGGCAGTACACCGAGCGCGACGGCGAGCGGCGCCGCCTGATCGACGCGACCTGGGGCATTTTCGGGCACGGGAACGTCGCCGGGATCGGCCAGGCCCTCCTGGAGTACGCCGACGACATGCCCTACCACCAGGGCCGCAACGAACAGGCCATGGTGCACGCGGCCGTCGGCTTCGCCCGGCAGAGCGGCCGGCTCTCGGCGCAGGCCGTGACCACGTCGATCGGGCCCGGTGCCACCAACCTCGTCACCGGCGCCGCGCTCGCCACCATCAACCACCTGCCCGTCCTGCTGCTGCCCGGCGACACCTTCGCGACCCGGCCCGCGGACCCCGTCCTCCAGCAGCTCGAAGTCCCTTACGCGGGCGACGTGTCCGTCAACGACTGCCTGCGCCCCGTCTCCCGCTACTTCGACCGGATCACCCGGCCCGAGGCACTGATCCCCGCGGCCCTCGCCGCGATGCGGGTCCTCGCCGACCCGGTCGACACGGGCGCGGTCACGCTCGCGCTGCCGCAGGACGTGCAGGCCGAGGCGTACGACTGGCCCGACGCGTTCTTCGACGAGCGGGTGTGGGCCGTGCGCAGGCCCGCGCCCGACCCGCGCGAGCTGGACGAGGCCGTCCGCGCGGTGCGCGGCGCGCGCAGGCCGCTGCTCGTCGCGGGCGGCGGCGTCCACCACAGCCGCGCCGAGGAGGCGCTGAAGGAGTTCGCCGACGCGACCGGCATCCCCGTCGCGTCCACCCAGGCCGGCAAGGGCTCCCTGCGCTGGGACCACCCGTCCGACGTCGGCGGCATCGGCCACACCGGCACCGCGACCGCGAACGAACTCGCCCGCACCGCCGACCTCGTCATCGGCGTCGGCACCCGCTACACCGACTTCACGACCGCGTCCGGCACCCTCTTCGGTTCCGGCGGCGTGCGCTTCCTCAACCTCAACATCGCGGCCTTCGACAGCCACAAGATGGCGGGCCTGCCCCTGGTCGCGGACGCCCGCACGGGCCTGGCGGAGCTCACGGCCGGACTCCGCGGCCACCGCGCGGAACCCTCGTACGTCATGGAGTACACCGACGACAAGGAGCGCTGGGAGTACCGCGTCGACGCCTGTTTCACGGCCGACGACGACCTGGTGCACCCGACCCAGCCGCAGGTCCTCGGCGCGCTCGACGAACTCGTCACCGAGGACGACATCCTGATCAACGCGGCCGGTTCGCTCCCCGGTGACCTGCACAAACTGTGGCGCGCCCGGTCCCGCGACCAGTACCACGTCGAGTACGGCTACTCCTGCATGGGCTACGAGATCCCGGCCGCGATCGGCGTGGCGCTCGCCGCGCCGGGCCGCCCCGTGTGGGCGCTCGTCGGCGACGGCACGTATCTGATGATGCCGACCGAGATCGTCACCGCCGTCCAGGAGGGCATCCCGGTCAAAGTGGTCCTCCTGCAGAACCACGGGTACGCGTCCATCGGCGGGCTCTCGGCCTCCGTGGGCGGCGAGGGGTTCGGTACGGGCTACCGCTTCCCGGCCGCCGACGGTACGTACACGGGCGCTCCGCTGCCCGTCGACCTCGCGGCCAACGCGGCCAGCCTCGGCATGACGGTGCTGCGCGCGAAAACCGTCCGTGATCTGCGGGAAGCCCTCGCGGCGGCGCGCGCGGCGGACGGTCCCACATGTGTCTACGTGGAGACCGAAACGGCAGACACAGTGTCGGGCGCGCCCCCCGCGCAGGCGTGGTGGGATGTGCCCGTGGCCGAGACAGCGACGCGACCGTCGGCGGTCAAGGCCCGCGAGGAGTACGACCGGCACGTCACCGCTCGGCGCCGCCGGCTGTGA